One genomic segment of Rivularia sp. PCC 7116 includes these proteins:
- the tyrS gene encoding tyrosine--tRNA ligase produces the protein MGHTESWLHRGTVEIFPQGDNSDKQSESLEKLLETANRPLRIKFGIDPTGADVHLGHSIPMRKLRAFQDNGHTAVLIIGDFTARIGDPSGKSETRRQLTQEQVEQNAKNYLEQVKPILDFDTPGRLEVRYNSEWLNKLDLGQILELLSTMTVQQMLAKEGFAERYKKENPIFIHEFLYPLMQGYDSVAVDSDVELGATDQKFNIAVGRDLQRHFGKKPQFGLLLPILVGTDGVQKMSKSLNNYVAVAEHPSQKYQKLQAVPDELLSDYFELLTDLNKDNLPDNPRERQQLLAKEVVTQYHGEQAAIEAEKAAASGGKAGEVPEYSLAQVEFPAKLFYLLNASGLCKSSGEGRRKIQEGGVRLDGEKITDTDTTFETPEELQGKVLQLGKKKFVKLLQ, from the coding sequence ATGGGGCATACAGAATCTTGGCTACATCGGGGTACTGTGGAAATTTTTCCTCAAGGAGACAATTCCGATAAACAGTCCGAAAGTCTCGAAAAGCTTTTGGAAACAGCAAACAGACCTTTAAGGATTAAATTTGGAATTGACCCTACAGGTGCGGATGTTCACCTAGGTCATAGTATACCAATGCGGAAATTGCGAGCTTTCCAAGATAATGGTCATACAGCTGTGCTGATTATTGGCGATTTTACCGCTAGAATAGGCGACCCGTCAGGTAAATCCGAAACACGTCGTCAACTTACGCAAGAACAAGTAGAGCAAAATGCTAAAAACTATCTAGAGCAAGTTAAACCGATTTTGGATTTTGATACCCCAGGTAGGCTAGAAGTACGTTATAACTCCGAATGGCTAAATAAGTTAGACTTAGGGCAAATTTTGGAGTTGCTTTCAACGATGACAGTGCAACAGATGTTAGCAAAGGAAGGCTTTGCCGAACGCTATAAGAAAGAGAATCCTATTTTTATTCATGAGTTCCTATATCCATTGATGCAGGGTTACGATTCAGTTGCTGTTGATTCAGATGTAGAATTAGGAGCAACTGACCAAAAGTTTAACATTGCTGTAGGGCGGGATTTACAACGTCACTTTGGTAAAAAGCCTCAATTTGGGTTGTTGTTACCAATTTTAGTTGGTACGGATGGCGTTCAAAAAATGTCCAAATCCTTGAATAACTATGTAGCTGTTGCAGAACACCCCTCACAAAAGTATCAGAAACTACAAGCTGTCCCCGACGAACTACTTTCTGATTATTTTGAACTACTTACCGATTTAAATAAAGACAATTTGCCAGACAATCCTAGAGAACGCCAACAATTATTAGCCAAAGAAGTTGTAACTCAGTATCATGGCGAACAAGCAGCGATAGAAGCAGAAAAAGCTGCTGCATCTGGAGGTAAAGCAGGAGAAGTTCCTGAATATTCCCTAGCTCAAGTAGAATTCCCCGCAAAACTATTCTATCTTCTTAATGCTAGCGGCTTGTGTAAAAGCAGTGGCGAAGGAAGAAGAAAAATTCAGGAAGGTGGGGTACGCTTAGACGGCGAAAAAATTACGGATACAGATACTACTTTTGAAACTCCAGAAGAATTACAAGGTAAAGTTCTACAGCTAGGGAAAAAGAAGTTTGTAAAACTTTTGCAATAA
- the pyrF gene encoding orotidine-5'-phosphate decarboxylase: MQKIIVPLDVANESDALTLIEKLKEVTFFKVGLELFTSCGPKIIKLLKSRQKKIFLDLKFHDIPNTVKGGCRSAGRYGVDLLTIHAAAGKDALKAATEGLAEGAMQAGVEPPKLIAITLLTSISSRQLAFDLKVPLELPEYALQMALLAKECGLNGAVCSPQEAAHLRDVCGDDFLLVCPGVRPTWADKGDQKRTFTPAQALQAGADYLVIGRPITAADRPVLAWKKICEELTSS, from the coding sequence ATGCAAAAAATTATAGTTCCTTTGGATGTCGCTAACGAATCAGATGCCCTAACGCTGATTGAAAAGCTTAAGGAAGTTACTTTTTTCAAGGTTGGTTTGGAGTTGTTTACCAGCTGTGGACCAAAAATTATTAAGTTATTGAAATCCCGTCAAAAAAAGATTTTTCTAGATTTAAAGTTTCATGATATCCCTAATACAGTCAAAGGTGGTTGCCGTAGTGCTGGTCGTTATGGTGTAGATTTACTGACGATTCATGCAGCTGCTGGTAAAGATGCACTTAAAGCTGCGACTGAGGGATTAGCAGAAGGCGCGATGCAAGCAGGTGTAGAACCACCTAAGTTAATTGCTATTACTTTATTGACTAGTATTTCTTCGAGACAATTAGCATTTGATTTAAAAGTTCCTCTTGAATTGCCCGAATACGCTCTACAAATGGCGCTTTTAGCTAAAGAATGCGGGTTAAATGGGGCTGTATGTTCGCCTCAAGAAGCTGCTCATTTACGAGATGTTTGTGGGGATGATTTTCTATTAGTGTGTCCTGGTGTACGTCCCACATGGGCAGATAAAGGCGACCAAAAACGCACTTTTACACCAGCACAAGCTTTACAGGCTGGTGCGGATTATTTAGTTATCGGCAGACCAATTACTGCTGCGGATCGACCTGTATTAGCTTGGAAAAAGATTTGTGAAGAGTTGACTAGTAGTTAG